Below is a window of Humulus lupulus chromosome 2, drHumLupu1.1, whole genome shotgun sequence DNA.
GGGAGTTTTTGAGATTGGTGCCGTCtttggtgccaattctatttcaaactcgatttccctatTCGGAGGTAATCCTGGTAGGTCTTCTAGAAACACCTTGGGAAATTCACACACAATATGTACGTCCTTTGGTTCGAGATGCGTCTTTCATGATTTTTCCACCACGCTGCTTAGAAACGCATGGCAACCACTACTAATTAAtcattgagctttgagagctgtgACTAACGGTATGCGAGTttgagaaacttctcctttgtaGGTGAACTGTTCTCCGccttttgtttgaaagttgattgtcttacccttacagtctatcgttgccccatgttttgctaaccagtccatgcctaatattaaatcataatccttaaggtctaactcaatcaaatctactgataactCTCTTCCTTCTATTCTAGCTACAACGCTGCACACCCCTCTACTAGATGGCTTTTTTCCCCCGAGGGTAGTTCCATAACAAAATTATCTCTAAGTTACGGTATGAATTGTTTATCTAAGTTATTAGTCCTATTAATAGAGATAAAGGAATGcatagctcctgaatcaaataaaaCATTGAATGGTTTTCCAGAGATAGTGATCTGACTTGATACCACTGTATTACTAGTTTCCGCCTCACCCTTTGTAAGAGCGAAAACCCTGGCTGGTACTAGCTTATCATCTTTCTTCTGGTCTCTTAACTTTGGGCAGTCCTTTTTAAGGTGACCTTCTTGTCCACAGTTGAAGCAACCTTTAGTCTTGTATATGCATTCCCCTGAATGCTTCTTCTTACAGATAAGGCATTGGGGATACTCCACGTAAAGCTTCTTGTTCCTGTTGTCTTTTGATGTTGTCTTTCCTTTGTTGTCGGCCTTTTGGTTTTGACCACTGTCATAATTTTGTTTGTGGTTGTTCTAttcattattctttttggcgtccCTTCTGGCTACACATTCTTTCCAGATCCTTTCCTCTACCTGTTCGGCTTCCAAGGCTATATCCAACGTTTCTATGTCCGCTGCAAACTTAGCCAGTCGATCAAACTTCCTGGCGTACTCTGTCACAATCAAATTCTCTTGAGTATGCGtaatgaattcgtccacccttcTGGCTAGAATCGCATGactataatacttcttgttgaacacctGGACATCTCGGGTTTTCtttactatatcccaccagatgcgggcgtctttcTTGAGTAGACTTGAGGCACATGAGACTCGGTCCTCGTTCCCCAATCGCATGTGTTCCAAGATAGACTCCATCGATCAAAGacattcttctgcttctattggaTCTAATCTGCCGTCAAAGTTTGgcggttgctgcttcctgaagcGTTCATATATTGGCTCGTAGCAAGGCTTCGCCAATTGCATCAGGTGTGCTAGGGGGATGACGGGTTGCACCATTTTTTGTTGCTATCCTTGTTGAATTTGCTGGAATTCCTCCTCCCTTATTCTTAACTCTGTCCTAAAATGAGCATTCTCTCTTTCTAAGTTTATTCGGGCTGCAGCAGCCGCTGGTTCTTCCATTACATTCGAGATTTCTGGTGCTTCAAGCACTCCTGGGGCTGCTGGTATGTCTGAAAACTCGTCATGTATGGGAGCGGCGACTTCTCCTCTACCTCGGGCTCGTCCTCTTCCTCGACCTCGGCCATTAAGTCTCACTGATTTTCTAGGTATTTTCcatggaggagggttgtgttCAATATACCGTACCCTCTACtcaggccccctaacttccacttgaacccaaaagacatgaatttaaacccttgctttattaattgttattcattttaattaggtCCAATTTAATAATGCAAATCAAATCAGCCTTCACAAATGGGCGAACCCataagataggaatttaaactttacactttcaattaaacccaaaatatcTTAATATTTACTAAACAATATcattcaaataataaaataaaagaaataacaatctttattgaaatataaaaaaaaattatttacaaactaGTAGAGttctaaaaaaataaactaatgaTCATGcacttattttttttctaatcttCTACATCGGACCCCTTTTCTAACATGTCCTGAGTGAAGTCTTCATAATCATCTTGGGTGTAGATAAATCTTGAAGTGAAAAGAACATTACTAGGAAATCATTCCCTAAGATTATTTGCTAATTGGTGTACTCTTTCACCTATTCCCCCGTTTGGTAAATTGACATCTTCAATAATTCTAAAATTTCGGGAGAACCtatccataaatatgtcatatttatcCTCAATTAGTACACTTTCGTCAAATAAAACCTCATTCCATACTATCTTTAAACTCGGTTCTGCTAGTGGTAATTTGGCTGAGTGCATAAGAACTATAAGCTTCTCATGTGCTTTCAGTAAGGCTGTGTGACTGACAATAATCTTTTCCATTTCTTTTGTGGATTCGATTAATTCTAAGAAAAACCTTCTCAAATGTAGTCTCACCATCAGGGTCGGTTATTATCCTTATGGCCTTAACTTTTTTAACAATAATTGGATCCATTGGTAGCGAGTTGGTCCTTTGTAGCTGTCATGTGTATTTCGTGAGAACGTTCATGACCAATATAgttgtggctctgataccacttgtaaccccttatttctcataatattatcgagaacacaacgaTGAATCGTAAACATAAATATTGctattttatttaagaaaattccataaagcAAAAGGATCCCatgtttttacaaaataaataaggtCTTTAGCAAAATTAACTAAgcaacattaaaataaataaaataaataaatatacttAAAAGAGAATGCTTCATAATCAAAATCGTTGGCCCTTGATCATTCCAGCGGCTACATGGTCCTCATGAATACATCACTAAGTTCTTTAGGTCCCTCTCGCCACCAACCATTCTAACCTCAATCATCTGCACAATAATATCATAAGAAGTGAGCTTCTAAGACCTATAAGGAAAATACATACAacaatcatataaatatatagtcataacaatcataaattcatATCAAAACTCATTTATGCTAGTCATATAATATCATAATATCCTAGGTTATAAACATAGTCTAAGTCATAAACATAGATCAtacataggtcataatcatagatcataataaaaaaaaacaggtATAAGAAAAAATAAGTGCTTATAAGGGGTGAAAATTAAGCCCCAGACATCAACTTAGATCCGTCATACATGTTTTGGCAACCGTGCGTaccagacatcaacttaggtccatcatacatcttctgaacaccttaggtccaacCACACTTATCTcttttgtacctgaaatgttaggatcatacaaataatttaaaatgtCATAAATAAAACTACCTAATTTTCATTACCTAGTGTGgaataagagaagaaaaagagattGCTTGTGCCCAAAAccttatatataacataaaagatttaagattaaatatttataataaaaactAAACTTCCAAAAAACTCTAAACCTTATAAAAGTCGTACCTTTACCCTAGAACTAAAAGTCCAAtacttccaaaatatcgagccttCACAACAATGCCTAACTCCAACAACAATACCAAGAGCTTGATACTTTAGGGTAATTTTGGCTATATAGTGGTTTTATAGGCGTAGTGTTTCAGCTATGTAGGTTTTACAAGGACAAATATGTTTGAGGCTAAATAGGAAAATATAAGAAGAAATTAATTTCTGAGTACTATAAATGCTATAGTGGTTCGACTATGGTTTGTTTATGGGGCAAAAATATGAGAGCTTTGGGGGATGTATATTTTAAAAATGAAGAGCACTTGAAGGCTTTGATTTGTGTGAAAAATGGTGAGGGGAAAgactttatttataggctctaaaCCCCAACCTCAACTCCCTCTCCTGTAGTGGTTTCGGCCAGCCTATGCTCCTCCTTATTCAAGTGCTACAACTACTCTCTAAATGCCACATAGCCTccaattaatttaaaattgagTCAAGGTCCAAGCCTTGCTTCCTACATTGTCTCCATGCCTATGACTATCTATTCAAATTTAAATCTTAGTTATTTCTAGTACAACCAACCCACTACTTTCTCTACTTAGTTGTTGACTCCTTAAACTTAATTTCTAGTCTCTATTTAACTAGCTTTTGTTAacacatagtcacttaattcaaaCTAGTCACACCTTGCCTATTCTTATGCTTCCCGCGCCACCTAGTTTTGTTCTTCAACCAAGTAAAACTTGGTTCTTCAATGTAAGTATTgtcacttatttatttaattcacgAAAATTCCACCTAATAAAACTATTGAGAATTTCGGCCAAGCTAGTGTCTTCCAATAATTGGGACTTAATTTTAGTGCCACATATATACTTCTTAAACCTCCAAATAACATGTGTGCATAATTTTTCTAAAGACTTAAGACTATATACTAATTTGATCATATGCTAAAATCTTATAAATACTAaccataataattataattatctaaattataattattttctaagtcaTAGAAAtcatatcttaaaataaaaaattaaacttaaagcaatattttttaattccaccactcaagttataactataaaataataaaactaaccTATGATCATAATTAAGGAgcctataaaaaaataataacattggTTGTTACAGATAATCTAGTCCAATCCAGTACAATACAATCCAACTAAtaacaaagtcttacattccaaaCAAAGCCTTGTATAGTACAAACTTATCTAGTATATTTCCACCGATTATTAAGAAGTTCCTTTTCTTTTGAATAGAATATTAAGAAGTTTAATTTGAGTTATGGctttttacttaaaaaaaaaaagtaaataaggAAAGTTTGATTAATCAATCAATTTGTCCATCAATATACTTATATAAATATGGAAGTTATAGGAAGGTGATGCGGTTCCTAGAATCATCTATATATAATTTatctattttattataatttgtgGTTTCTTTTCAAAAAGCTTTATCTAACCAACGAATTAATTAATcgtttaaaaaaaaatctctttaGTCCCACATGGTTTACAAATAAATCTGGGTGTTATACTTTTAAACTATAAATAAAGTAAACTTCATTGACTTTGATTTGTAATTTGTCCAAATATTAGTATTTTTTCCTTATACGGGCGATTGATTTAACTCATTCTTGCccaatagttatatttttttgagttcatcaaatttatattaacatttaacatattatttatatatttaattttgtaatatatatttttatatcgtttaaatttatatatatacttatataaaagGGAGTTATAGGTGAGCTAATGTGACTTCCTAGAATcatctatatatttatttattttcttataatttgtgatttataaaaaaaattatttaataaaagaatTATTTAACAATTTAAAAGAATCTCTTTAGTCTCACATGATTTATAAATAATTGTTGGTGTTATACTTTTTAAGCTATAGATAAAGTAAACTTCATTAAATTTGAATTGTAATTTGTCCAAATATTAGATTTTTTTATCTTATATGTTAattgatttaactcaatcttgcccaataattatattttttgagttaattaaatttatattaatatttttatattatttaaatttataaattatatattatatattgaaaaaataaaaaatatatagtgttataagaatatatatatgacatgatataacaaaaatgaatatatatatagcaaCTACCAATGcagatttatttagttttatttatatgcaattatataatataactcataaatatatatttttttgtatattgaAATTATTTCTCAATTAttatattgattatattaataatttttttccttTATATGAAATTTTCTGTTTAACTTCGTGCGTTTCTATTTCCTAGTTACTAATAAAGATGAGGCAATAAATTCAAGTAAAGACTATACTATGTTTTTTATTAGGAAAACATGTACCAAAtttcatatatattatatataattggcATAATAATATTTTGAgtgtttatataaataaatatatttctatatatataaaaataaatagtgCAAAATACCAGTTTGACATCAATATTTTTCCTAAATACTTGATATGTCTTTGtattttattaaatgacaattcagatattatgttttgcaaaacaGATCAAAATGATATCACGAgccaattttggtcaaatattttttaatgacTAAAATAGCCCTAAATTGTATTATGAATTGAATTTTAAATTACTCTTcataaattttatatattaaatattttaaaaataaaaaaagttatttttaatttaaaaaaatatgttatttttaaaaatgtgactgaaaccaaatttaaaattttctaaaaaaagaGAAGCTAAGAATTAAACTCAAACCAACAATTTCACTCCTAAAAGTTaactcataaaaacataaaaactaaaTCTAAAAAGTTGTTCATCTTATTTTCAAGAATCCTCACCCTCGAACCCACAAAACCTAAAACCCATATTCTCCTTAGAATCATCCCTCATATATTCCTTACCCTATACTCATAAATAATCGCCATTTCTCATCTTCTCCTTCCCCCATACCCAAAACATGTTGCCCTTCCCTAACCTTTTCCTTGCCTCGTGTCGATATGAGGACGCGAATTGGGATGATGAAAGGTGAGCATGGCGAGTTTCTGAAGGTTGGATCTGAGCTAGAACACACCATTTGAGAGCGAACTTGGATCTGGGTGAACCAATTGCGAGGCATCACAAGTTCTGGGTTTCTTCGAATCTATCGTCGTCGTCCTCGACCAACCCATAGCTCCTGGGTTCACTCACTCGCTCGAATTTATCGTCGTCATCCCCAACCAACCCATAGCTTAGAATCTATTGTCGTCATCTGCAACTACTATCCATTGATGCTCTAGATCTTCTCCTACAAGATAAATACCAGGTGAACTTTGGGGTTGCGCTGCTTTTCTGGGTTCGTGGAcaaatgataactctacaaaatagatttattttaccacatttttatgctaattgttgtttagtctttgagtttttaagtaacttattaagtttttaagtaaattttgaatttattaatcttattgtaattttttagatttttatatgttcttatagatattttattataatatgttttagtttaattatttgaagttAGTATTGTTAAGATTAGAAGTAAAAAGATgaacttttgagcttaaatgttaagtaaattaagttttaattaatattttcatggaacttatgttgtatattttattattgaaaatatttagttttaattttatattatgcTTGTTGTATAAggaatttgttgtattttatttgctcttgaaaagcaagaataatgaaggaaaaaattggcaTTTATGAAAGGCAAACAGCTTGCCAGCAGCCCAGCTCCACGACCCATGCCTCTCAGCCCAACACGCCCCCAGGCCCACCACCTGAAGGCCCACGCCCAGCTGCTCCCCACGGGCTCACCCAGCCAGCCACTCAAGCCTCCAGCCTCCAGCCTTTGGGCTCGCCTGCACAAACTGGCCCAATCCAAGCCAGCACCTCCTGCCAGCCCAGGCCCAACCGAGCCCAGCCCAACCTCCCTACACCAGCCGCCTGAACCACCTGGCCCAGCCACCCAACCAGCCACCTTCCCCTTCCCTTTGAGCCCaatttgtccccttgtcccttttgtccaaaaataccacatttttacccaatttttctacacattttcaccacaaaatcatcattacaccctataatttacctctacattcCATATCTactttgtttaattagtttaatcaatttaattaatttaagttgattattttaatactctcattttggctataaatatggaatttcaagaccattttaaggtgcttaatttttgggtaaccatcatcttttctaccattttctctctaccattctctcttccattttgatgtttttcaagagcattttcaagtatgtattttatttattttgtaatttctattctagttatgtacttctaatctttttcataagattattaagatcatgatgaagtaacttgtaactagataatatttatgttgtatgttgatttccctagtaatgcaacaaagtttatggatttttcttctccatatatgtctttcatctttaatatctcatattttggattgttagataatattgcactttattcttcattttgcaaaacataatattatttgtgtaaggtgtgtcattaaattgtacacatccagtgcttagaacaaaaatattatgttttgctttataaataatgttatttgattttttgttatttcattaggttgattcacattaaatactttgaaattatacttttttgaaaagtgaagaaaaatcctatctttttagaaatagtttgtgcttaaaattataaatctatttggaaaatgatagtttgacttattttaactatcactaaaacttgggaatcaatatactaataagcattattaaacttacattttgtggattctagtatcttaataatatttctttttaacacttattttcaaatcattattggtttattttcattctcttaaataactttattttaaatcttttattttatgttcatgacattagatctcatcaatctttggagctaggttagaattttttaattttggtttCAAATaattttctcttttattttagacaattcttttgggttcgatctcgtgcttacacgaacgctatacttcatatacgattcgtgtgcttgcgagttataaatttttaaaacatactcatTTTGAGTCCATCAACAGATAGGCGATGTTGACTAGGATTCTTGTGGACGACAGAGTGGGTTGATTCAGGTTGCTGATTTTCTAGGGTTGAGAATTGTACGACAAATGATTGGGATTTTTGGGTTACTCGGCCAGCAACTTCATTGAAGACAAAGAACAATATGATGAAGAACAAGAAGGTGAAGAAGACCAAGATGAAGAAATGAATAACAAATTGATTTTTAGAtttgtttttagttttaatttaattgtgttattattAAAACtgattatttattttcaaaataattatgttaatttttttatcatcccttatttaaaataatttttaattattttttattttaaaatcatttaattattttattagttaaaaaacctaagggtattttagtcaaattataaaattatttgaccaaaatcgaaTTTATGGTATTATATTGATCCGTTTTGTAAAATATGAGATCTGAAATGTCatttaataaaaacataaagGCCGATCGAGTATTTCGCCAAAACACATGGGCCAAATTAATATTTTATCTTTACTATTTGTGTAAAAAAACATGACAATTTACAATGTCAACCACATAATGAATGATTATATAATATAAGTATATACTAAGGTGCTACATACccttttattataaaaaaaattgtcggCAAAGTCTACCAGGAACATTTATGGGAGAAAAAGTGTCGAACCGAGAACAGAAATACCACCACCTATGGGGACAatagccatatatatatatttatacaacttCTTGGTACAAAACAAGAGCCCCCGTTGCTAGGCCAAACACGTCATGGTTATTAACGTAATTAgttagataaatgttattcttGTCTTTTTCGTCTTGTCTTTTAGTGATAAATGTATTGGTGTGTACATAGATTTTATAATCATTTCTAATTaatatcaaattttaaaaattaaatattcaaTAATGATTTTTTGATTATTAtccataaatattttaaaaaaataacaattcttattaaaacataaattattaATGAACAAAATATATTGCTGTTATGGAAAgataaattttatattaaaaaaaatacataaatacataaatacataaattaatataaattattatttttaaataatacatataaacacatactaatttatatatatatttaatgagaacttagaaaatgaaaagagaaaaataagatatatttctttttctaaattttaatttttaatatataaaggGTGATACTTTTTAATTTTGACTTATTGTGAAAGAGAACAATTGACAAACAATAAGAAAAAAATTTTAGAAGAAAGACAATGAAAGATTGATTAAATATTGTactaaatttttttattcttaaatATATAAATGgtataaattattttatatacaaCCACACAAACAAAACAACGAATAAAGtgttcctttaaaaaaaaaaacaattagatTAAGGTCTAATGAAAATCTAATATGTATGAaaaaaataacaatcaaatagtTAGAAAAAAAATGCCATAGTTTGTtgggtttaaaatattttaattttatagatttagtttttttttattttttatattgaaaCTAATATAGgtacttttttttaaaaagaaaaaactttAAAATTAGAATGCACCATATACCAtcaaataattgaaaaaaaaaacattatatttTGTCAGgtctaaaatattttaaatttatagatttagttttttttaatatttattatattgaaaCTAATATTAGtactttttttaaaagaaaaaactttAAAATTAGAATCACCGTATTCTATATATATTAGAACATAAACAAAATACCACAAAttttgctaataatattaagaaaaatTGCATGTTCTTCTTCTCCAGTGTACTTAAATAAGCAATGAATATCATAAGTATATGTGGATAAGATTCTTTGAAAAAGGGGCAAAGGAGTATCCATATCCATGTCAAGATATGGAACAGTCTTTATTTAcataatatattatatgcatttaCATAGATGGTTAATGGCATAGTGGAGACATATAAATTAGGTGGGGTCAatgtaaaagaaaataattaaatgggGCAACATGTAGcactaaatttataaatataaaaatgaatatttaattggGGCACTTCTAATAGACGGACTTTCATTTTGTCCTCACACATACGTGCAAAATCTGAGCCCTTTATGAATGATCATGCCGTTGAAAATATCGAAGGggttatataattataatttacaCTATTGCATATATGCTTAAATATtcttatatatctcttctatgtaATAAGTGTCTAAATAATctaaattcttaattttaatagtttgttattttttcgttaactttaacaaaatattcttatatatgtatacaatactattatatttaacttTTGAttataaacatgatttaaacttaaataaaattaaataaataaataattaaataaattaaaatatgatatttttgagatattttacaataataattatttaaaaataataaaactatatattttataacttaaataaaatttaattaaacttaaacttaatattatattaaacatataatatataattttttattatcattgccaaattaaaaaactaaaacaaacataaacttaaacaaacaaaaaaaaaaaattaaaatatgacattttatgataatttaaagaattaaatcatatttatttaaaaataataatgatatacatatcattttttttatcgtgtgatagtttattttttatcaagtaattAGAGCTCTTTTTCCTCATCAAATgatattgtgagatacattaaaaactaaaaatagttgatgcatgtatactactctctacactatgactttttctattcttattttatttctattattaatttctttttaaatgttattgtattttatatatatgtcatgtaacctgtaaatatatatttatgtcaatgttgtgtttagatgtcatatatgtagagattattgatataaatatttaaatatattatagaattatataatttattctattatatatatattgttgaccctcgaaatggtcaacgacacggagtcagataaacgacgtaagtaagatgaaaatgagaagaactcCAGACGCAAAGATAAaggacacaaacaatttatagtggttcgaccccaagagaatggtaataacctacgtccactttgtgttcttattgatgtaatacgccaagaacagtgatcaatgaactagggttcacgagtttcactaaatctcagataaatacaattgtgatggataacaacactctttttctctcttagaatctcttaGCTCAAGCGTTCTTAATCCAAATGTTTGATCATAAAAAAaggtcccctcccttgagcctttttattcttatttataggctcaagaaggttacgtGGGCCAATGGGCCGTAATTACACTTAATacatgcgtatctaaataataaggGAAATTACGATTAATATGTAATAACAAGATtgcatatttgaaggaaataaatgaatatattcgaccagactggtcgcccataagtGTGATGCCTGATAAGCCTATGATCTCCTGGTCGATGGCCGAGCAGGATACACTCACCTAAAACTACCACGTGCCtcccacgtgtagaccaatcctgccacgtcatcaggtagtccatttttttgccccccaagtttactttactgcgaccaggataaagtaaacttaaacgaTCAACCCTTCGCATGACCTGTCAGAGCCATtaatgccttctcgaaaaaggcaaccaatcatgtcattgcagtttcccaaaaagcgATTTGACGACTATCACACTTTTTCATGCCTAAAAaattatcccccatcattacctctttaatcgtgcttcgaccaatataaataacccctcgcatttactttttactttctttctttcctcaagaacactgaagaacgaaGCACAAAGAACCCAGAAAACTCAGACGACTTCAGTGATCCGTGGAGTTTCTGTCCAGCCACTCGAATCAACGTTCCGTAACTTTGCATCAatttttatccaagtaagtttcttgaagTTCTTCGTctctgagatgccatgcaattACTATCTCTTGAGTTTTCTGGTTTGTTTTGGATTTTGAGTTCCCGTATGTTCTTGAAAAAACAATTTTGGGTAATCGGGCATGTAGGTATTAACATGACaggataaggaaaaaacactaaatgaggcttaggaGTTGGTTTTGGAGTTAGGACTATTGATTTAGGATTATCGATTTTTAGGCacttagaaaaaactgggtttttcccgccctttctcgaagtcgaaaagtttttcctaaaaaacgtttcacttctgctttttaatccgttttccaAGTTGTTCGCATGCTATTTAGTGTTTTCGTTAGAATGcgactggtcgtataaaagcttaacttttatacacgagcagcgttatCCCAACACTTCCACCTCTTTAGtatattggtcgtagattctcatctccccttctctttTCGCAGATTTtcatttctaccaccaggaatc
It encodes the following:
- the LOC133815393 gene encoding uncharacterized protein LOC133815393, with the translated sequence MRLGNEDRVSCASSLLKKDARIWWDIVKKTRDVQVFNKKYYSHAILARRVDEFITHTQENLIVTEYARKFDRLAKFAADIETLDIALEAEQADNKGKTTSKDNRNKKLYVEYPQCLICKKKHSGECIYKTKGCFNCGQEGHLKKDCPKLRDQKKDDKLVPARVFALTKGEAETSNTVVSSQITISGKPFNVLFDSGAMHSFISINRTNNLDKQFIP